One Hordeum vulgare subsp. vulgare chromosome 4H, MorexV3_pseudomolecules_assembly, whole genome shotgun sequence DNA window includes the following coding sequences:
- the LOC123447351 gene encoding heavy metal-associated isoprenylated plant protein 39-like, with translation MAAKKIVVKLELHDNKDKQKAMKAVSVLVGIDAISMDMASRKMTVLGTVDPVDVVSKLRKGWAAYIESVGPAKEPEKKEDKKEEAKKDGDGAKKEGDGGDAKKDGDGKKDGDKKEEGDGGKKDGDKKEDGDGKKDDAAAKKDGDKKPAAVAPLPFPHHMPLPHHMPPPYMYNADYMMNQQYRPAPPAYPPPYVPPQHYYVRNMSMEENPNSCAIC, from the exons ATGGCGGCCAAG AAGATCGTGGTGAAGCTGGAGCTCCATGACAACAAGGACAAGCAGAAGGCCATGAAGGCCGTCTCCGTGCTCGTCG GCATCGACGCCATCTCCATGGACATGGCGTCGCGCAAGATGACGGTGCTCGGCACGGTGGACCCGGTGGACGTGGTGAGCAAGCTGCGCAAGGGCTGGGCGGCCTACATCGAGTCCGTCGGCCCGGCCAAGGAGcccgagaagaaggaggacaagaaggaggaggccaAGAAGGACGGGGACGGGGCCAAAAAGgaaggcgacggcggcgacgctaAGAAGGACGGCGACGGGAAGAAGGACggcgacaagaaggaggagggcgACGGCGGGAAGAAGGACGGCGACAAGAAGGAGGATGGCGACGGCAAGAAGGACGACGCGGCGGCCAAGAAGGACGGCGACAAGAAGCCCGCCGCCGTGGCCCCGCTGCCGTTCCCGCACCACATGCCGCTGCCGCACCACATGCCGCCGCCCTACATGTACAACGCCGACTACATGATGAACCAGCAGTACCGGCCGGCGCCGCCGGCGTACCCGCCGCCGTACGTGCCGCCGCAGCACTACTACGTGCGGAACATGAGCATGGAGGAGAACCCAAACTCGTGCGCCATCTGCTAA